A genomic window from Glycine soja cultivar W05 chromosome 10, ASM419377v2, whole genome shotgun sequence includes:
- the LOC114372253 gene encoding pentatricopeptide repeat-containing protein At3g57430, chloroplastic-like, with the protein MVLRRTFSFTLTTSRYYTSATVSLAHTPQSLLHLLQLCIDLRSQKLAQQSHAQILANGFAQNAFLATRLVSAYATCGELATSRFVFESVEAKSVYLWNSLINGYVKNHDFRQALALFREMGRNGMLPDDYTLATVFKVFGELEDLVSGKLIHGKGIRIGFVSDVVVGNSLMSMYCRCGEFGDAVKVFDETPHRNVGSFNVVISGCAALENCNFTSHDDLSNFFLRMQCEGFKADAFTVASLLPVCCGDTGKWDYGRELHCYVVKNGLDLKMDSDVHLGSSLIDMYSRSKKVVLGRRVFDQMKNRNVYVWTAMINGYVQNGAPDDALVLLRAMQMKDGIRPNKVSLISALPACGLLAGLIGGKQIHGFSIKMELNDDVSLCNALIDMYSKCGSLDYARRAFETSSYFKDAITWSSMISAYGLHGRGEEAIIAYYKMLQQGFKPDMITVVGVLSACSKSGLVDEGISIYKSLMTKYEIKPTVEICACVVDMLGRSGQLDQALEFIKEMPLDPGPSVWGSLLTASVIHGNSRTRDLAYRHLLELEPENPSNYISLSNTYASDRRWDVVTEVRTIMKERGLKKVPGCSWITISGKTHSFSVADKAHPSSSLIYEMLGDLVSIMTDGCADIDILT; encoded by the coding sequence ATGGTTCTGAGGAGGACATTTTCATTCACCCTTACAACCTCTCGTTATTACACTTCTGCCACCGTCTCCCTCGCGCACACGCCGCAGAGTCTCCTTCATCTGCTTCAGCTGTGCATCGACCTTCGATCTCAGAAACTCGCCCAGCAATCTCACGCGCAAATCCTCGCCAATGGGTTCGCGCAAAACGCTTTCCTCGCCACCAGGCTCGTCTCTGCTTACGCCACGTGTGGCGAGTTAGCCACGTCAAGGTTTGTCTTCGAGTCCGTTGAGGCCAAGAGCGTTTACCTCTGGAACTCACTGATCAATGGGTATGTTAAAAATCACGACTTTCGTCAAGCCCTTGCTTTGTTCCGCGAAATGGGTCGTAATGGGATGTTGCCCGATGATTACACTCTCGCAACGGTTTTCAAAGTTTTTGGTGAACTTGAGGACTTGGTTTCTGGGAAATTGATTCATGGGAAGGGTATAAGGATTGGATTTGTGTCGGATGTTGTTGTTGGCAATTCTCTGATGTCAATGTATTGTAGGTGTGGAGAGTTTGGTGATGCAGTGAAGGTGTTCGATGAAACGCCTCACAGGAATGTGGGTTCATTTAATGTAGTAATTTCTGGGTGTGCTGCATTGGAAAACTGTAATTTTACTTCGCATGATGATTTATCGAACTTTTTTCTGAGAATGCAATGTGAAGGGTTTAAGGCTGATGCTTTCACGGTTGCGAGTTTGCTGCCTGTGTGTTGTGGCGATACTGGGAAATGGGATTATGGGAGGGAGCTTCACTGTTATGTTGTGAAAAATGGGTTGGATTTGAAGATGGATTCAGATGTGCATCTGGGGTCTTCTTTGATTGATATGTATTCCAGGAGTAAGAAAGTTGTTCTTGGAAGGAGAGTGTTTGACCAAATGAAAAACAGGAATGTGTATGTTTGGACGGCAATGATCAATGGTTATGTGCAGAATGGAGCACCTGACGATGCATTGGTTCTTCTCCGCGCGATGCAAATGAAGGATGGGATACGACCCAATAAAGTATCACTTATTAGTGCGCTTCCAGCTTGTGGCTTGCTTGCTGGATTAATAGGAGGGAAACAAATACATGGGTTTTCTATTAAAATGGAGTTAAATGATGATGTTTCCCTATGCAATGCTTTAATTGACATGTACTCCAAATGTGGGAGTTTGGATTATGCAAGACGAGCCTTTGAAACTAGTTCTTACTTCAAAGATGCTATCACTTGGAGTTCAATGATCTCTGCATATGGATTACATGGGAGAGGGGAGGAGGCTATTATTGCGTATTACAAAATGCTTCAGCAAGGGTTCAAACCAGACATGATAACAGTGGTTGGTGTTCTTTCTGCTTGTAGCAAGTCAGGATTGGTAGATGAAGGCATTAGTATATACAAGTCACTGATGACTAAGTATGAAATAAAACCAACAGTTGAAATTTGTGCTTGTGTTGTGGATATGCTAGGTCGATCAGGCCAGCTTGATCAAGCCTTGGAATTCATCAAAGAAATGCCTTTAGATCCTGGTCCAAGTGTTTGGGGATCTCTTTTAACTGCCTCTGTAATACATGGGAATTCAAGGACAAGAGACCTGGCTTATAGGCATCTCTTAGAACTAGAACCTgaaaacccttcaaattatatctCACTTTCAAATACATATGCTTCCGACAGAAGATGGGATGTGGTAACTGAGGTGAGAACAATCATGAAAGAAAGAGGTTTAAAAAAGGTTCCAGGTTGCAGTTGGATAACTATTAGTGGGAAGACTCATTCTTTTTCTGTTGCTGACAAAGCACATCCTTCATCTAGTTTAATCTATGAAATGCTCGGTGACCTAGTATCAATAATGACAGATGGCTGTGCTGATATTGATATCCTGACTTAA